In Ictidomys tridecemlineatus isolate mIctTri1 chromosome 16, mIctTri1.hap1, whole genome shotgun sequence, a single genomic region encodes these proteins:
- the Chst13 gene encoding carbohydrate sulfotransferase 13, whose protein sequence is MGRRCSWRRRALVAAGLGAALLLLLLCALRPAFENTSLGSIWLRGEKKSPLQLLYDLDQGPLSALAEVHRQRRDLLRRACSRHTRRQRLLQPEDLRHVLVDDAHGLLYCYVPKVACTNWKRVLLVLSGRARGDPRAIPAHEAHAPGRLRSLADFSPSEVNRRLRAYLAVLFVREPFERLASAYRNKLARPYSATFQRRYGARIVRRLRPGAQPEALTRGHNVRFAEFLSYLLDPRTRRDEPFNEHWERAHALCHPCRLRYDIVGKFETLAEDAAFVLGLLGAPDLRFPAPPRPRAAPARDLAARLFQDISPFYQRRLFDLYKMDFLLFNYSAPSYLRLR, encoded by the exons ATGGGCAGGCGCTGCTCCTGGCGGCGACGCGCGCTGGTGGCCGCGGGTCTGGGCGCtgcgctgctgctgctgctgctgtgcgCCCTGCGCCCCG CATTTGAAAACACATCCCTGGGCTCCATTTGGCTCAGAGGGGAGAAGAAGAGTCCTCTGCAGTTACTCTATGACCTGGACCAG GGTCCGCTCTCGGCCCTGGCGGAGGTGCACCGGCAGCGTCGCGATCTGCTGCGCCGCGCCTGCAGCCGCCACACGCGCCGGCAGCGGCTGCTGCAGCCGGAGGACCTGCGGCACGTGCTGGTGGACGACGCGCACGGGCTGCTCTACTGCTACGTGCCCAAGGTGGCCTGCACCAACTGGAAGCGCGTGCTGCTGGTGCTGAGCGGCCGCGCCCGCGGCGATCCGCGCGCCATCCCCGCGCACGAGGCGCACGCGCCGGGCCGCCTGCGCTCGCTGGCCGACTTCAGCCCCTCAGAGGTCAACCGGCGCCTGCGCGCCTACCTGGCCGTGCTGTTCGTGCGCGAGCCCTTCGAGCGCCTGGCGTCCGCCTACCGCAACAAGCTCGCGCGACCCTACAGCGCCACCTTCCAGCGACGCTATGGCGCGCGCATCGTGCGGCGCCTGCGTCCCGGCGCCCAGCCAGAGGCGCTGACCCGCGGCCACAACGTGCGCTTTGCCGAGTTCCTTTCCTACCTGCTGGACCCGCGCACGCGGCGCGACGAGCCCTTCAACGAGCATTGGGAGCGTGCCCACGCGCTCTGCCACCCGTGTCGCCTGCGCTACGACATCGTGGGCAAGTTCGAGACGCTGGCCGAGGACGCGGCTTTCGTGCTGGGCCTGCTGGGCGCCCCGGACCTGCGCTTCCCCGCGCCTCCGCGACCCCGGGCGGCGCCCGCGCGCGATCTGGCCGCGCGCCTCTTCCAGGACATCAGCCCCTTCTACCAGAGGCGCCTCTTCGATCTGTACAAGATGGACTTCCTGCTCTTCAACTACTCGGCCCCCTCCTACCTGCGGCTGCGCTAG